A stretch of DNA from Methanoplanus endosymbiosus:
AACACTCGATGATGTCAAGGTTCTGGATTATGCGAGGCATCCTCTTGTTGCAATAACCCACAGGCTTGTCAGGCATGGCTGATTGTCTGCAAATAGTCTGAAAATATTTTTAAAATTCTGTTTCAGAGGTTATAGATCAGCAGTCTGAAAGCCGGAAAAAATTAAGAGCCTGTATGAGATGTTTCAAACTCTTCATTCAGGAGATATTCTTTTACAGTTTCATCCTCCTCAGTTGTAACTTCAGGCCAGATCCTCGTTCCGGAATGGACAACAGTTCTGTTTTTAAGAACTGTTCTTGGTCCGATTACAGTATTGTTCTCGATATTTACTGAAACGCCAATATTGGCATCATTGTCAATTATACTGCCGCTTATTGTTGAATTATTGCCAATGTCCACGTGATTGTATATCGAAGATGAAAATATCTTTGAGTCATGTCCAATTATGCAGTGCTCTCCTATGCTTGTATAAGGGCCGATAATTACATTTTCCTCAATATCTGTCCCCGAACCAATTGAAACCGGACCTATTATTCTTGAATTTTCACCAATGGTTACTGCATCGCCAAGCAGAACCGGACCAAGGACCTTTGCACCTTTGACCGTGACATTTCCATTGATGTTTGTGTAATTCATCTCCTGAAGTTTCCATCTCTCCGCTTCACGAAGTGAACTTGGACTGCCGACATCTGTCCAGTTTCCACGCGCAAGGCCCCCTTTGATCACAATTCCCTTGTCCATTAAAAGCGGGAAGAGATCTTTTGCAAAATCAAATTTTGTATTTTCCGGAATAAAATCAAAAATTGACGGGTTACATACATATATTCCTGTACTTGCCAGATTTGAAAAAATTTCACCGGGTGACGGTTTTTCATGGAAACGCTTAATGTGATAGTT
This window harbors:
- a CDS encoding NDP-sugar synthase — its product is MKVCIMCGGEGTRLRPLTFERPKPCIPIVNKPSIQHLVAHLSNLGFNDIIITIGYKGDDIQNALGDGSLFGVSITYVREDVKLGTAGSVKNAEKYLSDSPFLIVGGDHITDIDLLSFYRDHIRGESAVSIALVSIDNPCDYGIAEIDVNYHIKRFHEKPSPGEIFSNLASTGIYVCNPSIFDFIPENTKFDFAKDLFPLLMDKGIVIKGGLARGNWTDVGSPSSLREAERWKLQEMNYTNINGNVTVKGAKVLGPVLLGDAVTIGENSRIIGPVSIGSGTDIEENVIIGPYTSIGEHCIIGHDSKIFSSSIYNHVDIGNNSTISGSIIDNDANIGVSVNIENNTVIGPRTVLKNRTVVHSGTRIWPEVTTEEDETVKEYLLNEEFETSHTGS